From Xylocopa sonorina isolate GNS202 chromosome 2, iyXylSono1_principal, whole genome shotgun sequence, a single genomic window includes:
- the Nompc gene encoding no mechanoreceptor potential C isoform X1 — MSSNSKRTTGGKDEKKNPSSKEESPVTGKDEAGGSASTGSTGGGASTDGTQPGSKPGSAGATSREAAQKLLGLAARGEWAPVDQLLKSLEKAAQSVGEDGPLLPLASIMDPASGMTPLMYAVKDNRAGLLDRMIELGADVGARNNDNYNVLHIAAMYSREDVVKLLLSKRGVDPYATGGPRQQTAVHLVASRQTGTATSILRALLGAAGRDIRMIVDGKGKIPLLLAVEAGNQSMCRELLAQQAPDQLRATTPTGDSALHLAARRRDIDMVRILVDYGAVVDMQNGDGQTALHIASAEGDETLVKYFYGVRASASITDHQDRTPMHLAAENGHASIIELLADKFKASIFERTKDGSTLMHIASLNGHSECATMLFKKGVYLHMPNKRGARSIHTAAKYGHVGIISTLLQRGEKVDATTNDNYTALHIAVENAKPAVVETLLGYGAEVHVRGGKLRETPLHIAARVPDGDRCALMLLKSGAGPNLTTDDGQTPVHVAARHGNLATLLLLLEDGGDPMYKSKNGETPLHLACRGCKADVVRHLIEFVKTKKGPETATAYVNSLTNEGASALHYAAQIEPSEVGTPGDDRAVIRALLDGGADESLQTKQAQETAFHYCALAGNNEVLSEMISGMSATEVQKALNRQSAVGWTPLLIAAHRGHMELVTTLLANHARVDVFDLEGRSALHLAAEHGYLQVCDALLANKAFINSKSRVGRTALHLAAMNGYSHLVKFLVQDHGAAIDVLTLRKQTPLHLAAGAGQLEVCKLLLELGASIDATDDQGQKPIHAAAMNNYAEVAQLFLQRHTSLVMACTKDGNTCAHIAAMQGSVRVIEELMKFDRQGVISARNKLTEATPLQLAAEGGHAEVVKALVRAGASCADENRAGFTAVHLAAQHGHGQVLEVMRTSQSLRISSKKLGVTALHVAAYFGQADTVRELLTHVPGTVKSDPPTGGSLVGELGSESGMTPLHLAAYSGNENVVRLLLNSAGVQVEAATTENGFNPLHLACFGGHITVVGLLLSRSAELLHSSDRYGKTGLHIAATHGHYQMVEVLLGQGAEINATDKNGWTPLHCAARAGYLDVVKLLVESGASPKSETNLGSAPIWFAASEGHNDVLKYLMEKEHDTYALMEDKRFVYNMMVCSKNNNNKPIEEFVLVSPAPVDTAAKLSNIYMKLSEKEKERAKDLIAAGKQCEAMATELLALAAGADSAGRILTSMDRRNVEFLDVLIENEQKEVIAHTVVQRYLQELWQGSLNWNAFRTILLFIAFLICPPVWVVFALPLGHKYNNVPIIKFMSYLTSHIYLMVFLLLVGIIPIYPVVRPSLLPYWYEWCLLVMLSGLLLFELTNPSDKSGLGWIKLAVLLFGICGVAFHLMGFVIVQRQYWPTLLYLRNQLFALSFLLACVQILDFLSFHHLFGPWAIIIGNLMKDLARFLAVLAIFVFGFSMHFVALNQAFKNQQPHEDKRKKELFHDDLLANVTEWMMETPSTAPPRRYGRYKKKNECCDDSSRDIKMNPVLAFEYLFFAVFGQTTHGELKVETDQPQWTSVLFKLTFGVYMLVSVVVLINLLIAMMSDTYQRIQAQSDIEWKYGLSKLIRNMHRTTTAPSPLNLLTTWIVYFIKVCKQHAAKRKRPSLVHMMGLQRASRLSPRSKMGAKWLAKVKKGQVRPKDSVTLSVVHLSPLGSQLSFNSATRIESVVDWDSIRKKYLALAGNEPEKEANKDEKNEDNENEVENGPTASNSSTVPASSTPPI, encoded by the exons ATGAGCAGTAACAGCAAGAGGACAACGGGTGGGAAGGACGAAAAGAAGAATCCCTCCAGCAAAGAAGAGAGCCCCGTTACAGGGAAGGATGAGGCCGGAGGATCAGCCTCGACAGGAAGCACCGGCGGTGGAGCGAGCACAGATGGAACGCAGCCTGGAAGCAAGCCTGGATCGGCAGGGGCCACCAGCAGGGAAGCCGCGCAAAAGCTCCTCGGGCTTGCCGCGCGTGGAGAATGGGCACCGGTGGACCAGCTGCTCAAATCTCTGGAGAAGGCGGCGCAGAGCGTCGGGGAGGATGGCCCTCTCCTACCTCTCGCCAGTATCATGGACCCG GCATCAGGCATGACGCCGTTGATGTACGCCGTGAAGGACAATCGCGCAGGATTACTGGATCGTATGATCGAACTGGGAGCAGACGTAGGAGCCAGAAACAAC GACAATTACAATGTTCTTCACATCGCAGCTATGTACTCGAGGGAGGACGTCGTCAAGTTGCTCCTGTCGAAGCGGGGCGTCGATCCTTATGCGACTGGAGGG CCTAGGCAACAAACCGCCGTCCACCTGGTCGCCTCCAGACAAACGGGTACCGCGACTTCTATTTTACGAGCGTTACTTGGCGCCGCCGGGCGGGACATCAGAATGATAGTCGACGGG AAGGGAAAGATACCTTTGCTGTTGGCGGTGGAGGCTGGGAATCAATCGATGTGCAGGGAGTTGCTGGCTCAACAAGCACCGGACCAACTACGCGCCACAACCCCCACAGGGGACTCGGCACTTCATCTGGCGGCTAGGAGACGGGACATCGACATGGTCAGAATATTGGTGGACTACGGTGCGGTTGTGGACATGCAAAAC GGAGATGGACAAACTGCGTTGCACATAGCGAGCGCGGAGGGTGACGAGACCCTCGTCAAGTACTTCTACGGTGTCAGAGCGTCTGCTTCCATCACGGATCATCAGGATCGCACCCCCATGCATCTGGCGGCGGAGAACGGGCACGCTTCCATTATCGAATTGCTAGCTGATAAGTTCAAGGCGAGCATATTCGAGAGGACCAAGGACGGGTCGACGCTGATGCATATCGCCTCGTTGAACGGTCACTCGGAGTGCGCGACGATGCTCTTTAAAAAGGGTGTCTACTTGCATATGCCGAACAAGCGTGGCGCCAGGTCGATTCATACGGCGGCCAAGTACGGCCACGTTGGTATCATAAGCACACTCCTGCAACGAGGTGAAAAG GTGGATGCTACAACGAATGACAATTACACGGCGTTGCATATAGCCGTGGAGAACGCAAAACCCGCGGTGGTGGAAACCCTGTTGGGGTACGGGGCGGAAGTTCACGTGCGGGGTGGAAAGCTTCGGGAAACACCTCTTCACATAGCAGCCAGGGTGCCTGACGGTGACAGATGCGCGCTGATGCTATTGAAATCCGGTGCAGGACCAAATTTGACCACTGACGACGGTCAGACGCCTGTGCACGTAGCGGCGAGACACGGGAACTTGGCGACGTTATTGCTTCTACTGGAGGACGGTGGGGACCCCATGTACAAATCGAAG AACGGGGAAACACCGCTGCACTTGGCCTGCAGAGGGTGCAAGGCCGACGTGGTGAGACACCTGATCGAGTTCGTGAAAACGAAGAAAGGTCCGGAAACGGCGACCGCGTACGTCAACAGTTTGACAAACGAGGGAGCAAGCGCTCTGCATTATGCAGCGCAGATCGAGCCGTCGGAAGTTGGTACACCGGGCGACGACCGAGCGGTTATTCGAGCCCTCTTGGACGGCGGGGCGGATGAGTCGTTGCAGACAAAGCAGGCCCAAGAAACCGCGTTCCATTACTGCGCCCTAGCTGGAAACAATGAGGTCCTATCAGAGATGATTAGCGGCATGTCGGCCACGGAAGTACAGAAAGCGTTGAATCGTCAAAGCGCGGTCGGTTGGACACCGCTGCTGATCGCTGCTCACCGCGGTCACATGGAGCTGGTCACCACGCTGCTGGCGAATCACGCGAGGGTGGACGTGTTCGATCTGGAGGGGAGATCCGCGCTTCATCTGGCCGCCGAACACGGCTACCTTCAAGTATGCGACGCGTTGCTGGCGAACAAAGCGTTCATAAATTCCAAGTCCAGAGTCGGTAGAACCGCGTTGCACCTGGCAGCGATGAACGGCTACTCGCATCTCGTCAAGTTTCTCGTGCAGGACCACGGGGCTGCGATAGACGTTCTTACGCTGAGAAAACAGACTCCGCTTCACTTGGCGGCGGGAGCCGGCCAATTGGAGGTGTGCAAGCTTCTACTAGAACTCGGGGCGAGCATAGACGCGACCGACGACCAGGGTCAGAAACCGATTCACGCGGCAGCGATGAACAACTACGCGGAAGTGGCCCAGCTGTTCCTCCAGAGGCATACCAGTTTGGTGATGGCCTGCACCAAAGACGGGAATACCTGTGCCCACATAGCGGCGATGCAAGGTAGCGTGCGGGTGATCGAGGAGCTGATGAAATTCGACCGGCAAGGTGTAATCTCCGCGAGGAACAAGTTAACCGAGGCGACACCGCTTCAGCTGGCGGCTGAAGGTGGACACGCGGAGGTGGTGAAAGCGTTGGTCAGAGCGGGCGCTTCGTGCGCGGATGAAAATCGAGCAGGATTCACCGCGGTTCATTTAGCCGCGCAACACGGACACGGTCAGGTGTTAGAGGTGATGAGAACCTCTCAGTCTCTTCGTATATCCAGCAAGAAGCTGGGCGTTACTGCTCTTCACGTCGCAGCTTACTTCGGTCAAGCTG ATACGGTGCGAGAGCTGCTCACCCACGTGCCTGGTACGGTAAAGTCCGATCCTCCAACGGGCGGCTCTCTGGTAGGAGAATTGGGAAGCGAGTCCGGAATGACGCCGCTGCATCTGGCCGCTTACTCTGGGAACGAAAACGTCGTACGGTTACTCCTGAACTCGGCTGGTGTGCAG GTGGAGGCAGCAACAACAGAAAACGGTTTCAATCCCCTCCATTTGGCCTGTTTCGGTGGGCATATCACGGTGGTGGGCCTTCTGCTGAGCAGATCGGCCGAATTGTTGCACAGCTCGGATCGGTATGGTAAAACCGGTCTGCACATCGCCGCGACGCACGGCCACTACCAGATGGTGGAGGTTCTGCTTGGTCAGGGGGCAGAAATAAACGCGACCGATAAAAACGGTTGGACGCCGCTGCATTGCGCCGCTCGCGCCGGTTATCTTGATGTTGTTAAATTGCTGGTGGAAAGCGGGGCCTCTCCGAAGAGCGAGACCAATCTCGGGAGCGCGCCGATTTGGTTCGCCGCCTCGGAGGGCCACAACGACGTGCTCAAGTATCTCATGGAGAAGGAGCACGATACCTACGCTTTGATGGAGGATAAGAGG TTCGTGTACAACATGATGGTCTGCAGTAAGAACAACAACAACAAACCGATCGAGGAGTTCGTGCTGGTATCGCCGGCGCCGGTGGACACGGCTGCTAAACTCTCCAATATCTACATGAAACTGTCTgagaaggagaaagagaggGCGAAAGACTTGATCGCGGCCGGCAAACAATGCGAGGCGATGGCCACGGAACTGTTGGCCCTGGCCGCGGGCGCGGACTCGGCCGGGAGGATCCTTACATCGATGGATCGTCGGAACGTGGAGTTCTTGGACGTTCTGATCGAGAACGAGCAGAAAGAGGTGATCGCCCACACGGTGGTGCAGCGTTACCTTCAGGAACTGTGGCAGGGCAGCCTCAACTGGAACGCGTTCAGGACGATCCTTTTGTTCATCGCGTTCCTCATCTGTCCGCCGGTCTGGGTGGTGTTCGCGTTGCCGCTTGGACACAAGTACAACAACGTACCCATCATAAAGTTCATGTCGTATCTCACCTCTCACATATATCTGATGGTCTTCCTTTTACTGGTCGGTATAATTCCTATATATCCGGTGGTAAGGCCAAGCTTATTGCCGTATTGGTACGAGTGGTGCCTGCTGGTGATGCTGTCCGGATTGCTGCTCTTCGAGTTGACCAACCCCAGCGACAAGAGCGGACTTGGCTGGATCAAGCTGGCCGTGCTTCTCTTCGGCATCTGCGGGGTCGCGTTCCACCTGATGGGCTTCGTGATCGTTCAACGACAATACTGGCCAACTCTGCTCTACCTCAGGAATCAGCTGTTCGCTCTGAGTTTCTTGCTGGCGTGCGTGCAGATCCTCGACTTCCTCTCGTTCCATCATCTGTTCGGACCGTGGGCCATCATCATCGGTAACCTGATGAAGGACCTCGCGAGATTCCTCGCCGTGCTGGCTATCTTTGTCTTCGGTTTCTCGATGCACTTCGTCGCGCTGAACCAGGCCTTTAAAAACCAGCAGCCACACGAGGACAAGAGGAAGAAGGAACTCTTCCACGACG ATTTGTTGGCCAATGTTACGGAATGGATGATGGAGACGCCATCGACGGCGCCTCCTCGTCGCTACGGCCGCTACAAGAAAAAGAATGAGTGTTGTGACGATAGCTCCCGAGATA TAAAGATGAATCCTGTACTCGCCTTCGAGTATCTGTTCTTCGCCGTCTTTGGCCAAACGACCCACGGCGAGCTGAAGGTCGAGACTGATCAGCCGCAGTGGACGTCGGTCCTGTTCAAGTTGACCTTTGGCGTGTACATGTTGGTCTCGGTAGTCGTATTAATTAATCTACTGATCGCCATGATGAGCGACACCTACCAGAGGATACAGGCGCAATCGGACATTGAGTGGAAATACGGTCTCAGTAAACTGATCCGAAATATGCACAG AACAACCACCGCCCCGTCGCCTCTTAACTTGCTTACTACTTGGATCGTGTACTTCATCAAGGTGTGcaagcaacacgccgcgaaacgAAAGCGTCCGTCGTTGGTCCACATGATGGGACTTCAGCGTGCTAGTCGTCTCTCTCCTAGATCGAAGATGGGCGCTAAATGGCTGGCGAAAGTGAAGAAAGGCCAAGTCAGGCCGAAAGACAGCGTCACCCTGTCCGTGGTGCATTTGAGTCCTCTTGGAAGCCAATTGTCGTTCAATAGCGCCACGAGAATCGAGAGCGTGGTTGACTGGGACTCGATCCGTAAGAAATACTTGGCCCTGGCTGGGAACGAACCTGAAAAAGAAGCGAACAAAGATGAGAAGAACGAAGACAACGAGAATGAAGTCGAGAACGGACCGACCGCTTCGAACTCGTCCACGGTACCGGCAAGTTCAACGCCACCAATCTAG
- the Nompc gene encoding no mechanoreceptor potential C isoform X2 produces MSSNSKRTTGGKDEKKNPSSKEESPVTGKDEAGGSASTGSTGGGASTDGTQPGSKPGSAGATSREAAQKLLGLAARGEWAPVDQLLKSLEKAAQSVGEDGPLLPLASIMDPASGMTPLMYAVKDNRAGLLDRMIELGADVGARNNDNYNVLHIAAMYSREDVVKLLLSKRGVDPYATGGPRQQTAVHLVASRQTGTATSILRALLGAAGRDIRMIVDGKGKIPLLLAVEAGNQSMCRELLAQQAPDQLRATTPTGDSALHLAARRRDIDMVRILVDYGAVVDMQNGDGQTALHIASAEGDETLVKYFYGVRASASITDHQDRTPMHLAAENGHASIIELLADKFKASIFERTKDGSTLMHIASLNGHSECATMLFKKGVYLHMPNKRGARSIHTAAKYGHVGIISTLLQRGEKVDATTNDNYTALHIAVENAKPAVVETLLGYGAEVHVRGGKLRETPLHIAARVPDGDRCALMLLKSGAGPNLTTDDGQTPVHVAARHGNLATLLLLLEDGGDPMYKSKNGETPLHLACRGCKADVVRHLIEFVKTKKGPETATAYVNSLTNEGASALHYAAQIEPSEVGTPGDDRAVIRALLDGGADESLQTKQAQETAFHYCALAGNNEVLSEMISGMSATEVQKALNRQSAVGWTPLLIAAHRGHMELVTTLLANHARVDVFDLEGRSALHLAAEHGYLQVCDALLANKAFINSKSRVGRTALHLAAMNGYSHLVKFLVQDHGAAIDVLTLRKQTPLHLAAGAGQLEVCKLLLELGASIDATDDQGQKPIHAAAMNNYAEVAQLFLQRHTSLVMACTKDGNTCAHIAAMQGSVRVIEELMKFDRQGVISARNKLTEATPLQLAAEGGHAEVVKALVRAGASCADENRAGFTAVHLAAQHGHGQVLEVMRTSQSLRISSKKLGVTALHVAAYFGQADTVRELLTHVPGTVKSDPPTGGSLVGELGSESGMTPLHLAAYSGNENVVRLLLNSAGVQVEAATTENGFNPLHLACFGGHITVVGLLLSRSAELLHSSDRYGKTGLHIAATHGHYQMVEVLLGQGAEINATDKNGWTPLHCAARAGYLDVVKLLVESGASPKSETNLGSAPIWFAASEGHNDVLKYLMEKEHDTYALMEDKRFVYNMMVCSKNNNNKPIEEFVLVSPAPVDTAAKLSNIYMKLSEKEKERAKDLIAAGKQCEAMATELLALAAGADSAGRILTSMDRRNVEFLDVLIENEQKEVIAHTVVQRYLQELWQGSLNWNAFRTILLFIAFLICPPVWVVFALPLGHKYNNVPIIKFMSYLTSHIYLMVFLLLVGIIPIYPVVRPSLLPYWYEWCLLVMLSGLLLFELTNPSDKSGLGWIKLAVLLFGICGVAFHLMGFVIVQRQYWPTLLYLRNQLFALSFLLACVQILDFLSFHHLFGPWAIIIGNLMKDLARFLAVLAIFVFGFSMHFVALNQAFKNQQPHEDKRKKELFHDVKMNPVLAFEYLFFAVFGQTTHGELKVETDQPQWTSVLFKLTFGVYMLVSVVVLINLLIAMMSDTYQRIQAQSDIEWKYGLSKLIRNMHRTTTAPSPLNLLTTWIVYFIKVCKQHAAKRKRPSLVHMMGLQRASRLSPRSKMGAKWLAKVKKGQVRPKDSVTLSVVHLSPLGSQLSFNSATRIESVVDWDSIRKKYLALAGNEPEKEANKDEKNEDNENEVENGPTASNSSTVPASSTPPI; encoded by the exons ATGAGCAGTAACAGCAAGAGGACAACGGGTGGGAAGGACGAAAAGAAGAATCCCTCCAGCAAAGAAGAGAGCCCCGTTACAGGGAAGGATGAGGCCGGAGGATCAGCCTCGACAGGAAGCACCGGCGGTGGAGCGAGCACAGATGGAACGCAGCCTGGAAGCAAGCCTGGATCGGCAGGGGCCACCAGCAGGGAAGCCGCGCAAAAGCTCCTCGGGCTTGCCGCGCGTGGAGAATGGGCACCGGTGGACCAGCTGCTCAAATCTCTGGAGAAGGCGGCGCAGAGCGTCGGGGAGGATGGCCCTCTCCTACCTCTCGCCAGTATCATGGACCCG GCATCAGGCATGACGCCGTTGATGTACGCCGTGAAGGACAATCGCGCAGGATTACTGGATCGTATGATCGAACTGGGAGCAGACGTAGGAGCCAGAAACAAC GACAATTACAATGTTCTTCACATCGCAGCTATGTACTCGAGGGAGGACGTCGTCAAGTTGCTCCTGTCGAAGCGGGGCGTCGATCCTTATGCGACTGGAGGG CCTAGGCAACAAACCGCCGTCCACCTGGTCGCCTCCAGACAAACGGGTACCGCGACTTCTATTTTACGAGCGTTACTTGGCGCCGCCGGGCGGGACATCAGAATGATAGTCGACGGG AAGGGAAAGATACCTTTGCTGTTGGCGGTGGAGGCTGGGAATCAATCGATGTGCAGGGAGTTGCTGGCTCAACAAGCACCGGACCAACTACGCGCCACAACCCCCACAGGGGACTCGGCACTTCATCTGGCGGCTAGGAGACGGGACATCGACATGGTCAGAATATTGGTGGACTACGGTGCGGTTGTGGACATGCAAAAC GGAGATGGACAAACTGCGTTGCACATAGCGAGCGCGGAGGGTGACGAGACCCTCGTCAAGTACTTCTACGGTGTCAGAGCGTCTGCTTCCATCACGGATCATCAGGATCGCACCCCCATGCATCTGGCGGCGGAGAACGGGCACGCTTCCATTATCGAATTGCTAGCTGATAAGTTCAAGGCGAGCATATTCGAGAGGACCAAGGACGGGTCGACGCTGATGCATATCGCCTCGTTGAACGGTCACTCGGAGTGCGCGACGATGCTCTTTAAAAAGGGTGTCTACTTGCATATGCCGAACAAGCGTGGCGCCAGGTCGATTCATACGGCGGCCAAGTACGGCCACGTTGGTATCATAAGCACACTCCTGCAACGAGGTGAAAAG GTGGATGCTACAACGAATGACAATTACACGGCGTTGCATATAGCCGTGGAGAACGCAAAACCCGCGGTGGTGGAAACCCTGTTGGGGTACGGGGCGGAAGTTCACGTGCGGGGTGGAAAGCTTCGGGAAACACCTCTTCACATAGCAGCCAGGGTGCCTGACGGTGACAGATGCGCGCTGATGCTATTGAAATCCGGTGCAGGACCAAATTTGACCACTGACGACGGTCAGACGCCTGTGCACGTAGCGGCGAGACACGGGAACTTGGCGACGTTATTGCTTCTACTGGAGGACGGTGGGGACCCCATGTACAAATCGAAG AACGGGGAAACACCGCTGCACTTGGCCTGCAGAGGGTGCAAGGCCGACGTGGTGAGACACCTGATCGAGTTCGTGAAAACGAAGAAAGGTCCGGAAACGGCGACCGCGTACGTCAACAGTTTGACAAACGAGGGAGCAAGCGCTCTGCATTATGCAGCGCAGATCGAGCCGTCGGAAGTTGGTACACCGGGCGACGACCGAGCGGTTATTCGAGCCCTCTTGGACGGCGGGGCGGATGAGTCGTTGCAGACAAAGCAGGCCCAAGAAACCGCGTTCCATTACTGCGCCCTAGCTGGAAACAATGAGGTCCTATCAGAGATGATTAGCGGCATGTCGGCCACGGAAGTACAGAAAGCGTTGAATCGTCAAAGCGCGGTCGGTTGGACACCGCTGCTGATCGCTGCTCACCGCGGTCACATGGAGCTGGTCACCACGCTGCTGGCGAATCACGCGAGGGTGGACGTGTTCGATCTGGAGGGGAGATCCGCGCTTCATCTGGCCGCCGAACACGGCTACCTTCAAGTATGCGACGCGTTGCTGGCGAACAAAGCGTTCATAAATTCCAAGTCCAGAGTCGGTAGAACCGCGTTGCACCTGGCAGCGATGAACGGCTACTCGCATCTCGTCAAGTTTCTCGTGCAGGACCACGGGGCTGCGATAGACGTTCTTACGCTGAGAAAACAGACTCCGCTTCACTTGGCGGCGGGAGCCGGCCAATTGGAGGTGTGCAAGCTTCTACTAGAACTCGGGGCGAGCATAGACGCGACCGACGACCAGGGTCAGAAACCGATTCACGCGGCAGCGATGAACAACTACGCGGAAGTGGCCCAGCTGTTCCTCCAGAGGCATACCAGTTTGGTGATGGCCTGCACCAAAGACGGGAATACCTGTGCCCACATAGCGGCGATGCAAGGTAGCGTGCGGGTGATCGAGGAGCTGATGAAATTCGACCGGCAAGGTGTAATCTCCGCGAGGAACAAGTTAACCGAGGCGACACCGCTTCAGCTGGCGGCTGAAGGTGGACACGCGGAGGTGGTGAAAGCGTTGGTCAGAGCGGGCGCTTCGTGCGCGGATGAAAATCGAGCAGGATTCACCGCGGTTCATTTAGCCGCGCAACACGGACACGGTCAGGTGTTAGAGGTGATGAGAACCTCTCAGTCTCTTCGTATATCCAGCAAGAAGCTGGGCGTTACTGCTCTTCACGTCGCAGCTTACTTCGGTCAAGCTG ATACGGTGCGAGAGCTGCTCACCCACGTGCCTGGTACGGTAAAGTCCGATCCTCCAACGGGCGGCTCTCTGGTAGGAGAATTGGGAAGCGAGTCCGGAATGACGCCGCTGCATCTGGCCGCTTACTCTGGGAACGAAAACGTCGTACGGTTACTCCTGAACTCGGCTGGTGTGCAG GTGGAGGCAGCAACAACAGAAAACGGTTTCAATCCCCTCCATTTGGCCTGTTTCGGTGGGCATATCACGGTGGTGGGCCTTCTGCTGAGCAGATCGGCCGAATTGTTGCACAGCTCGGATCGGTATGGTAAAACCGGTCTGCACATCGCCGCGACGCACGGCCACTACCAGATGGTGGAGGTTCTGCTTGGTCAGGGGGCAGAAATAAACGCGACCGATAAAAACGGTTGGACGCCGCTGCATTGCGCCGCTCGCGCCGGTTATCTTGATGTTGTTAAATTGCTGGTGGAAAGCGGGGCCTCTCCGAAGAGCGAGACCAATCTCGGGAGCGCGCCGATTTGGTTCGCCGCCTCGGAGGGCCACAACGACGTGCTCAAGTATCTCATGGAGAAGGAGCACGATACCTACGCTTTGATGGAGGATAAGAGG TTCGTGTACAACATGATGGTCTGCAGTAAGAACAACAACAACAAACCGATCGAGGAGTTCGTGCTGGTATCGCCGGCGCCGGTGGACACGGCTGCTAAACTCTCCAATATCTACATGAAACTGTCTgagaaggagaaagagaggGCGAAAGACTTGATCGCGGCCGGCAAACAATGCGAGGCGATGGCCACGGAACTGTTGGCCCTGGCCGCGGGCGCGGACTCGGCCGGGAGGATCCTTACATCGATGGATCGTCGGAACGTGGAGTTCTTGGACGTTCTGATCGAGAACGAGCAGAAAGAGGTGATCGCCCACACGGTGGTGCAGCGTTACCTTCAGGAACTGTGGCAGGGCAGCCTCAACTGGAACGCGTTCAGGACGATCCTTTTGTTCATCGCGTTCCTCATCTGTCCGCCGGTCTGGGTGGTGTTCGCGTTGCCGCTTGGACACAAGTACAACAACGTACCCATCATAAAGTTCATGTCGTATCTCACCTCTCACATATATCTGATGGTCTTCCTTTTACTGGTCGGTATAATTCCTATATATCCGGTGGTAAGGCCAAGCTTATTGCCGTATTGGTACGAGTGGTGCCTGCTGGTGATGCTGTCCGGATTGCTGCTCTTCGAGTTGACCAACCCCAGCGACAAGAGCGGACTTGGCTGGATCAAGCTGGCCGTGCTTCTCTTCGGCATCTGCGGGGTCGCGTTCCACCTGATGGGCTTCGTGATCGTTCAACGACAATACTGGCCAACTCTGCTCTACCTCAGGAATCAGCTGTTCGCTCTGAGTTTCTTGCTGGCGTGCGTGCAGATCCTCGACTTCCTCTCGTTCCATCATCTGTTCGGACCGTGGGCCATCATCATCGGTAACCTGATGAAGGACCTCGCGAGATTCCTCGCCGTGCTGGCTATCTTTGTCTTCGGTTTCTCGATGCACTTCGTCGCGCTGAACCAGGCCTTTAAAAACCAGCAGCCACACGAGGACAAGAGGAAGAAGGAACTCTTCCACGACG TAAAGATGAATCCTGTACTCGCCTTCGAGTATCTGTTCTTCGCCGTCTTTGGCCAAACGACCCACGGCGAGCTGAAGGTCGAGACTGATCAGCCGCAGTGGACGTCGGTCCTGTTCAAGTTGACCTTTGGCGTGTACATGTTGGTCTCGGTAGTCGTATTAATTAATCTACTGATCGCCATGATGAGCGACACCTACCAGAGGATACAGGCGCAATCGGACATTGAGTGGAAATACGGTCTCAGTAAACTGATCCGAAATATGCACAG AACAACCACCGCCCCGTCGCCTCTTAACTTGCTTACTACTTGGATCGTGTACTTCATCAAGGTGTGcaagcaacacgccgcgaaacgAAAGCGTCCGTCGTTGGTCCACATGATGGGACTTCAGCGTGCTAGTCGTCTCTCTCCTAGATCGAAGATGGGCGCTAAATGGCTGGCGAAAGTGAAGAAAGGCCAAGTCAGGCCGAAAGACAGCGTCACCCTGTCCGTGGTGCATTTGAGTCCTCTTGGAAGCCAATTGTCGTTCAATAGCGCCACGAGAATCGAGAGCGTGGTTGACTGGGACTCGATCCGTAAGAAATACTTGGCCCTGGCTGGGAACGAACCTGAAAAAGAAGCGAACAAAGATGAGAAGAACGAAGACAACGAGAATGAAGTCGAGAACGGACCGACCGCTTCGAACTCGTCCACGGTACCGGCAAGTTCAACGCCACCAATCTAG